A genomic segment from Leptolyngbya boryana PCC 6306 encodes:
- a CDS encoding tetratricopeptide repeat protein, translated as MSPETPVDFFISYNHHDRGFAEWIAWILEAENYRVVIQAWDFGAGGNFVLDMQKAASEAKRTIAVLSKHSLESGYVQAEWAAAFAKDPMGMERSLIPIRVGECTPQGLWAQIVYVDLVGVEEAEAEERVVQAAKRAVTEERGKPSEKPEYPRSQIESKPVYPPSIPENLPRLSDVFVGRAEDLEKLHEQVKTGKPTAISAIAGMGGIGKTELAAHYASQQRDLGGYPGGVLWLSARTDLSKQIIEFARGQLQLNIPEDVEPERKVQDIWKQWQQKETLIVLDDVQDYGAIRRFLPPQRSYFKVLLTTRSRFGSPVQNYEIKVLSEAASLELLRSLVGDGRIDQDLDTAKRVCEWLGYLPLGLELVGRYLARKQGTSIAKLWERLQAQRLAAKALLEAESGMTAPWGVVAAFELSWQELNEDAQRLAMLLSLFALAEIPWSLVQACLPDADEEELEDLRDQQLVNLSLLNFERDGMYQIHQLLREFFAVKRSTMPEEEAMKRSFCAVMSEIALQMPSDWTLSSIEQFSDAMPHLKEATTTLEPWLVDDDILSPATRLGQFYEGQAAFAEAEEWYLHCRSISTQRLGESHPDVATSLNNLAALYYSQGRYEEAEPLYVQALELSRTLLGESHPDVARSLNNLAELYGSQGRYEEAEPLYMRSLAISERALGVSHPTTMTIRQNYSTCLKSMVSAFNSSTSIL; from the coding sequence ATGAGTCCTGAAACGCCTGTTGATTTCTTCATCAGCTACAATCACCACGATCGAGGATTTGCAGAATGGATTGCTTGGATTCTTGAAGCGGAAAACTATCGTGTCGTCATTCAGGCATGGGACTTTGGCGCAGGTGGGAATTTTGTGCTTGATATGCAAAAGGCGGCATCGGAAGCGAAACGGACGATCGCGGTGTTGTCGAAGCATTCTCTGGAGTCGGGGTATGTGCAGGCAGAATGGGCGGCGGCGTTTGCAAAAGATCCAATGGGGATGGAACGATCGCTGATTCCGATTCGGGTGGGGGAATGTACGCCACAGGGATTGTGGGCGCAGATTGTCTATGTGGATTTGGTGGGGGTGGAGGAGGCAGAGGCGGAAGAACGGGTGGTGCAGGCGGCAAAACGAGCGGTGACGGAGGAGCGGGGGAAGCCTTCCGAGAAGCCGGAGTATCCTCGATCGCAGATTGAATCGAAGCCTGTTTATCCGCCGAGTATTCCAGAGAATTTGCCGCGTTTGAGTGATGTGTTTGTTGGGAGAGCGGAAGATCTCGAGAAGCTGCATGAGCAGGTGAAGACTGGCAAGCCGACTGCAATTTCGGCGATCGCGGGAATGGGGGGAATTGGTAAGACGGAATTGGCGGCGCACTATGCGAGTCAGCAGCGAGATTTGGGGGGTTATCCGGGGGGTGTTTTGTGGTTGAGCGCAAGAACGGATCTGAGTAAGCAAATTATTGAGTTTGCGCGGGGTCAGTTGCAGCTAAATATTCCAGAGGATGTTGAGCCTGAGAGGAAGGTGCAGGACATCTGGAAGCAATGGCAGCAGAAAGAGACTCTGATTGTGCTGGATGATGTGCAGGATTATGGGGCGATTCGACGGTTTCTGCCGCCACAGCGATCGTATTTTAAGGTTTTGCTGACGACGCGATCGCGCTTTGGATCTCCGGTGCAAAATTACGAAATCAAGGTACTGAGTGAGGCGGCATCGTTGGAGTTGTTGAGGTCGCTGGTGGGGGATGGGCGAATTGATCAGGATTTGGATACAGCGAAGCGGGTATGTGAGTGGTTGGGCTATTTGCCGTTGGGATTGGAGCTAGTGGGGCGGTATTTGGCGCGGAAGCAGGGAACCTCGATCGCGAAACTGTGGGAGCGATTGCAAGCGCAACGGTTGGCGGCGAAAGCGTTACTAGAAGCTGAATCAGGGATGACCGCACCTTGGGGTGTGGTGGCAGCGTTTGAGTTGAGTTGGCAAGAGTTGAACGAGGACGCGCAGCGATTGGCGATGCTCTTGAGTTTGTTTGCGTTGGCTGAGATTCCTTGGTCGCTGGTGCAGGCTTGTTTGCCGGATGCGGATGAAGAAGAATTGGAAGATTTACGAGATCAACAGTTAGTAAATCTGAGTTTGCTGAATTTTGAGCGGGATGGGATGTATCAGATCCATCAGTTGTTGCGAGAGTTTTTTGCGGTGAAGCGATCGACGATGCCAGAAGAGGAGGCGATGAAGCGATCGTTTTGTGCGGTGATGAGCGAGATTGCACTGCAAATGCCGAGCGATTGGACACTTTCATCGATCGAGCAATTTTCAGATGCAATGCCACACCTGAAGGAAGCAACGACGACTCTGGAACCTTGGCTAGTAGACGATGACATCCTTAGCCCTGCAACTCGACTGGGGCAGTTTTATGAGGGACAAGCAGCGTTTGCGGAAGCGGAGGAATGGTATCTGCATTGTCGATCGATCTCAACTCAACGACTCGGAGAATCGCATCCCGATGTGGCAACAAGTCTGAACAATTTGGCAGCACTCTACTATTCGCAAGGACGGTATGAGGAAGCCGAACCGCTCTATGTCCAAGCTTTGGAATTAAGCCGAACACTGCTGGGAGAATCGCATCCCGATGTGGCAAGGAGTCTGAACAATTTGGCAGAACTCTACGGTTCGCAAGGACGGTATGAGGAAGCCGAACCGCTCTATATGCGATCGTTAGCAATTAGTGAACGTGCTTTAGGAGTTTCTCATCCAACAACCATGACTATCCGCCAAAATTATTCAACCTGCCTCAAGTCAATGGTGTCGGCTTTCAATTCATCTACATCAATTCTCTAA
- a CDS encoding Uma2 family endonuclease gives MELTLPLKLDLQHVHLTDEQFYQLCINNPEWNIEQNAKGALIVMPPVGGESGEREADYIIDLGNWNRQTQLGKVFSSSTIFRLPNGGSRSPDAAWVELSRWQALTPEQRKKFPPIAPDFVIELRSATDNLTTLQEKMQEYLESGVRLSWLLNPQNQQVEIYRQGQEKEVRSLPTLLSGETVLPGFELQVDRFIEE, from the coding sequence ATGGAACTCACTCTTCCTCTAAAGCTAGATCTCCAGCACGTTCATCTCACCGATGAGCAGTTTTATCAACTCTGCATCAACAATCCCGAATGGAACATTGAGCAGAACGCAAAAGGAGCCTTGATTGTTATGCCCCCCGTGGGTGGAGAAAGTGGAGAGAGAGAAGCAGATTACATCATTGATTTAGGAAACTGGAATCGCCAAACTCAACTCGGAAAAGTCTTTAGTTCTTCAACGATTTTCAGGCTTCCTAACGGTGGGAGCCGCTCTCCTGATGCAGCCTGGGTCGAATTGTCTCGATGGCAAGCCCTCACCCCAGAACAACGCAAGAAATTTCCGCCCATTGCTCCAGATTTTGTCATCGAATTGCGATCGGCGACTGATAATCTCACAACTTTGCAAGAAAAAATGCAGGAATATCTCGAAAGCGGAGTCCGACTCAGTTGGTTGCTCAATCCCCAAAATCAACAAGTCGAGATCTATCGGCAAGGACAGGAAAAAGAAGTACGATCGCTGCCCACTCTACTTTCAGGCGAGACAGTTTTACCTGGATTTGAGCTACAGGTCGATCGATTCATCGAAGAGTAA
- a CDS encoding phytoene desaturase family protein — MRFEDWKCKMVDAIVIGSGIGGLSCAGILAKYGYDVLVCESHAIAGGTAHSFERNGFKFDSGPSLYSGMSYSPSPNPLRQVLDAIDEDIEWLNYDTWGCCLPEGAFDTQVGAEQFCEVLQQLRGENAVAEWKKLQQVMAPLAKAAIALPPAAVRYDFGALLSVGQYLPKMLQNAIGLSQITGAFSPVMDKVVSDPFIRNWMDLLCFLLSGLPAESTNAAEVAFMFADWYRPNVQLDYPKGGSGAIVDALVRGLKKFGGKIRLNAHVEKVLVENQKAVGVKLRNGEELRSRYVISNASIWDTLKLVNSSEFTQQRQDTPQCDSFMHLHLGIDGQSLDHLACHHIVVNDWSLGITAPQNVVLISIPSLLDRALAPPGKHAIHVYTPGNEPYEIWEKCDSYPELKQQRSEVMWKALERVIPDIRSRTELTLIGTPLTHERFLRRHRGTYGAAIRATDGLFPSALTPISGLLCCGDSTFPGIGLPAVAASGMIAANTIAPVRNHLELLKQIQ; from the coding sequence ATGAGATTTGAAGATTGGAAGTGCAAAATGGTAGATGCGATCGTCATTGGAAGCGGAATCGGGGGCTTAAGCTGTGCGGGGATTTTGGCAAAATATGGCTATGACGTTTTAGTTTGCGAAAGTCATGCGATCGCAGGGGGAACCGCTCACAGCTTTGAGCGCAATGGATTTAAATTTGATTCAGGCCCATCGCTCTACTCGGGCATGTCCTACAGTCCATCTCCGAATCCGTTGCGGCAAGTCTTAGATGCGATCGACGAAGATATCGAATGGCTGAATTACGACACTTGGGGATGTTGTCTGCCTGAAGGCGCGTTTGATACGCAAGTCGGGGCAGAACAGTTTTGTGAGGTTTTACAGCAACTCCGAGGCGAAAATGCAGTCGCTGAGTGGAAAAAACTACAACAGGTCATGGCTCCTTTGGCAAAAGCCGCGATCGCGCTTCCACCTGCCGCTGTTCGATATGATTTCGGAGCCTTACTGAGTGTTGGACAATATCTTCCTAAGATGCTGCAAAATGCGATCGGACTTTCTCAAATTACAGGAGCGTTTTCGCCTGTCATGGATAAAGTTGTGAGTGATCCATTTATTCGCAACTGGATGGATTTACTTTGCTTTTTACTATCAGGATTACCCGCCGAGAGTACCAATGCGGCTGAAGTCGCTTTTATGTTTGCAGATTGGTATCGCCCGAATGTGCAGCTTGACTATCCAAAAGGTGGAAGTGGCGCGATCGTCGATGCTTTAGTTCGAGGATTGAAAAAGTTCGGCGGCAAGATTCGCCTCAATGCTCACGTTGAGAAAGTCTTAGTCGAAAATCAAAAAGCAGTGGGAGTAAAGTTGCGCAATGGAGAAGAACTGCGATCGCGCTATGTGATCTCAAACGCCTCAATTTGGGATACTTTGAAGCTCGTCAACAGTTCTGAATTTACTCAGCAACGCCAAGATACTCCGCAATGTGATAGCTTCATGCACTTGCACTTAGGAATTGATGGACAAAGTTTAGACCATCTAGCTTGCCATCATATCGTTGTCAATGATTGGAGCTTAGGCATTACAGCACCACAGAATGTTGTTCTAATTTCAATTCCATCCTTGCTTGATCGTGCACTTGCTCCGCCTGGAAAACATGCAATTCATGTCTATACTCCCGGAAATGAACCCTATGAGATTTGGGAGAAGTGCGACTCTTATCCAGAACTCAAGCAACAGCGATCCGAAGTGATGTGGAAAGCTTTGGAACGAGTAATACCCGATATTCGATCGAGAACCGAATTGACCCTAATTGGAACACCCTTAACCCACGAAAGATTTCTCCGCCGACATCGTGGAACTTATGGGGCAGCAATTCGAGCAACAGATGGATTATTTCCTAGTGCTTTAACTCCCATTTCAGGCTTGCTCTGCTGTGGTGATTCAACTTTTCCGGGAATTGGATTACCTGCGGTAGCAGCAAGTGGAATGATTGCAGCAAATACGATCGCACCTGTTCGGAACCATTTAGAACTCTTGAAACAAATCCAATAA
- a CDS encoding Dps family protein, translated as MRKINIGLSDEQRQGVCELLNRDLADMNLLLIKTKKYHWDVTGPEFRSLHQIWEEQYTILNESIDQAAERIRALGEYPVGTAAGFIQYSSIKEHTGDVPSSSQMVINLVDDHEQIIRNLRQHIDQCSEDFHDEGTADFLTGLMEGHEEMAWMLRSFVQGKRVESDNETPNEVKFPAGVAK; from the coding sequence ATGCGTAAGATTAATATTGGTTTGTCGGATGAACAGCGTCAAGGCGTTTGTGAACTGTTGAATCGTGATTTGGCAGACATGAATCTGCTATTGATCAAAACAAAGAAATATCATTGGGATGTGACTGGTCCTGAGTTTCGATCGCTACACCAAATCTGGGAAGAGCAATATACTATTCTGAATGAATCGATCGACCAAGCGGCTGAACGGATTCGCGCTTTGGGTGAGTACCCTGTCGGAACCGCTGCTGGTTTTATCCAATATTCGTCGATTAAGGAACATACTGGTGACGTTCCTTCTTCTTCTCAAATGGTGATCAACCTAGTAGACGATCACGAGCAAATTATTCGCAATTTGCGTCAGCACATTGATCAGTGTTCCGAAGATTTCCATGATGAAGGAACGGCTGATTTTCTCACCGGATTGATGGAAGGACATGAGGAAATGGCTTGGATGTTGAGATCGTTCGTTCAAGGTAAGCGCGTTGAGTCTGATAATGAAACGCCGAACGAAGTCAAATTCCCAGCAGGTGTTGCAAAGTAG
- a CDS encoding Uma2 family endonuclease translates to MPKSVPYNKTTLVGTVDRMILQTSKRDYTPEEYLEFEIHSEERHEYIDGEIVLMTGGLPNHNKIAGNLYIALSIDLKRKPYEIYITDQRLWIPKKRIYTYPDVMVMPQPIQYQEGRRDTLINPIFVAEVLSKSTRSYDREEKFEAYQTIAQFQEYLLIDQYKVQIEHRIKDDNGIWTTTTYEDENLAVSLNSVPCQFVIADLYDKVDFSADQE, encoded by the coding sequence GTGCCAAAGTCAGTCCCGTATAATAAAACTACTCTCGTTGGGACTGTCGATCGTATGATTCTGCAAACTTCAAAACGTGATTACACCCCCGAAGAATACCTGGAATTTGAAATTCACTCAGAGGAACGGCATGAGTACATTGACGGTGAGATTGTTCTAATGACAGGTGGACTTCCGAATCACAATAAAATTGCTGGAAATCTTTACATCGCATTAAGCATTGACCTCAAGCGAAAACCGTATGAGATCTACATTACGGATCAGCGACTTTGGATTCCGAAGAAACGTATCTATACCTATCCCGATGTCATGGTCATGCCGCAACCCATTCAATATCAGGAAGGTCGGCGCGATACTTTGATTAATCCTATTTTTGTTGCAGAAGTTCTATCAAAATCCACTCGGAGCTATGACCGGGAGGAAAAGTTTGAAGCTTATCAAACGATCGCGCAATTCCAAGAGTACTTGCTAATCGATCAGTACAAGGTTCAGATTGAGCATCGAATTAAAGACGATAACGGCATTTGGACGACCACAACTTATGAAGATGAGAATTTAGCGGTTTCGTTGAACTCTGTGCCTTGTCAGTTCGTGATTGCAGACTTATACGACAAAGTTGATTTTAGCGCTGACCAAGAATAA
- a CDS encoding helix-turn-helix domain-containing protein, with protein sequence MDYTPQIRELMRLRQIKTFRELRDRTGISEKQLLKIRKGEFQQLKLETLTQFAIKLELSLADLLALFELIPSLQKEYDRLKAQLSEQRETLLQEFQQSSLQTLEPWLLQWSAAAYAAQQNPQAPAVKLLPLVRPIEQLLQNWGIEQSAIVGSEIPYDPQQHQLMGGMAEAGDLVRVRYAGYRQGERLLYRAKVSPV encoded by the coding sequence ATGGACTACACACCGCAAATTCGAGAACTGATGCGATTGCGTCAAATCAAAACCTTTCGCGAATTACGCGATCGTACGGGCATCTCTGAGAAACAGTTACTCAAAATCCGCAAAGGCGAATTTCAACAATTAAAGCTCGAAACCCTCACGCAGTTTGCGATAAAGTTAGAATTGAGCCTAGCAGATTTACTAGCACTGTTCGAGCTGATTCCATCGCTGCAAAAAGAATATGATCGGCTCAAAGCACAGCTATCTGAACAACGAGAAACTTTACTACAAGAGTTCCAACAATCGAGTCTACAAACTTTAGAACCTTGGTTACTGCAATGGTCTGCTGCTGCTTATGCGGCTCAGCAAAATCCGCAAGCACCTGCGGTGAAGCTTTTACCCTTAGTTCGTCCGATTGAGCAGCTTTTACAAAATTGGGGAATTGAGCAAAGCGCGATCGTCGGTTCTGAAATTCCATACGACCCGCAGCAGCATCAATTGATGGGCGGCATGGCTGAAGCTGGTGATTTAGTTCGAGTGAGATATGCAGGATATCGGCAAGGAGAACGATTGCTCTATCGTGCCAAAGTCAGTCCCGTATAA
- a CDS encoding type II toxin-antitoxin system VapC family toxin → MVRVLFDTSVVIAAIVPVHPRHSECLPWLEQVKSGEIQGVIAIRSYAECFSTLTNLPLRPRISPAQAQRLITETLSSFEAIVLTIEDYQAAIAQMVNMGRAGGGVYDALIAQAALKAEVDTLLTLNAKDFTRLGESVSRLVQVPS, encoded by the coding sequence TTGGTAAGAGTTTTATTTGATACGTCTGTTGTCATTGCAGCGATCGTGCCTGTGCATCCGCGCCATTCGGAATGTCTTCCTTGGTTAGAGCAGGTTAAGTCAGGTGAAATTCAAGGTGTGATTGCGATTCGGTCTTACGCTGAGTGCTTTTCGACTTTGACAAATTTGCCGCTTCGTCCTCGGATTAGTCCAGCACAAGCACAACGCTTGATCACAGAAACTTTGAGTTCATTTGAAGCGATCGTATTGACGATAGAGGATTATCAAGCTGCGATAGCTCAAATGGTCAATATGGGACGTGCAGGTGGAGGCGTTTATGATGCGCTGATTGCTCAAGCTGCCTTGAAAGCCGAAGTTGATACGCTTCTAACCCTGAACGCTAAGGATTTTACGCGATTGGGAGAATCAGTTTCTCGATTGGTACAAGTTCCAAGCTAA